In a genomic window of Anoxybacter fermentans:
- the mutM gene encoding bifunctional DNA-formamidopyrimidine glycosylase/DNA-(apurinic or apyrimidinic site) lyase — MPELPEVETIVRSLRPMITGKKVVGVDVRYAPIIGYPAAETFANKLVGKKIEEIRRRGKYIVMEVTGGELLITHLKMSGRLIYVPQETKVEKHTHVIISLNDNHELRFIEVRKFGRMFLIPENQLEKAGGFATLGPEPLKMTMDEFKAGLKNRKGKIKSLLLNQEFIAGVGNIYADEALFLSKIHPERTVDTLSEEEKELLFSAIQQVLNIGIENRGTTKRDYVDAFGQAGKNQNYLKVYGREGEKCYTCGTEILRIKVGGRSSHYCPNCQPPK; from the coding sequence ATGCCAGAATTACCGGAAGTGGAAACTATCGTCCGTTCTCTTCGCCCAATGATTACCGGCAAAAAAGTCGTTGGTGTAGATGTAAGATATGCTCCTATCATTGGCTATCCGGCTGCCGAAACTTTTGCTAATAAATTGGTTGGTAAAAAGATAGAAGAAATAAGGCGGAGAGGAAAATATATCGTAATGGAGGTTACGGGGGGAGAATTACTTATAACTCATCTCAAAATGTCAGGACGGCTGATTTATGTTCCCCAAGAAACAAAGGTAGAAAAACACACACATGTAATCATTTCATTAAATGATAATCATGAACTGCGTTTTATAGAAGTTCGTAAATTTGGTCGGATGTTTTTGATTCCGGAGAATCAGTTGGAGAAAGCAGGGGGATTTGCTACATTAGGTCCTGAACCCCTTAAGATGACTATGGATGAGTTTAAAGCCGGGCTTAAAAATAGAAAAGGAAAGATTAAATCACTCCTTTTAAATCAGGAGTTTATTGCTGGTGTGGGAAATATTTATGCTGATGAGGCCCTATTTTTAAGTAAGATTCATCCCGAACGGACTGTTGATACTTTAAGTGAAGAAGAGAAAGAACTACTCTTTTCTGCTATCCAGCAGGTATTAAATATTGGAATAGAGAATAGAGGAACTACAAAAAGAGATTATGTGGATGCTTTCGGTCAGGCTGGTAAAAATCAGAACTATTTAAAGGTCTATGGTCGGGAAGGAGAGAAGTGTTATACCTGTGGTACGGAGATTTTAAGAATTAAAGTAGGGGGACGGAGTAGTCACTATTGCCCCAATTGCCAGCCGCCAAAATGA
- a CDS encoding XRE family transcriptional regulator codes for MRLNLEKIKSFLEERGWNEVLFARKLNLDYSYVYRVMRGQRGIGNKFIAGLLKFCEQENLDFRKFILLD; via the coding sequence ATGAGGTTGAATTTGGAAAAAATAAAAAGTTTTTTAGAGGAACGTGGTTGGAATGAAGTTCTATTTGCCAGAAAATTGAATTTAGATTATTCTTATGTTTATAGAGTAATGCGGGGCCAACGGGGTATTGGAAATAAATTTATAGCAGGATTGTTGAAGTTTTGTGAACAGGAAAATTTAGACTTCAGGAAATTTATTCTTTTAGATTAA
- a CDS encoding helix-turn-helix domain-containing protein produces MSKQTKKIFNKIEFLKEKSGHSDRDIAHALGITPSGYSRIKNQQRRLTVDQLEKIASFFNVPFFYLFFTEDDLKKLSFGKTLDGRIELIKLLLEELGLDQSRIESILDYIVQSES; encoded by the coding sequence ATGTCAAAACAAACAAAAAAAATATTTAATAAGATAGAATTTTTAAAAGAAAAAAGCGGCCATTCTGACCGCGACATTGCACATGCTCTTGGAATTACACCTTCTGGTTACTCCCGAATTAAAAACCAACAACGTAGATTGACTGTAGATCAACTTGAAAAAATTGCTTCATTTTTTAATGTACCATTCTTTTATTTATTTTTTACTGAAGACGATTTAAAAAAACTTTCCTTTGGCAAAACTCTGGATGGACGTATTGAATTAATCAAACTTTTGTTAGAAGAATTAGGACTTGACCAATCCAGGATTGAAAGTATATTAGATTACATAGTGCAAAGTGAATCTTAA
- a CDS encoding MFS transporter: MKKYFSVLKEKNFALFWLGLLISNFGDIFTYLSLTWLILEINGSAFSLGLTLLAYELPPVFMAPIAGYYLDQYRVEKVIIVESLLRALFISAIPITYKLNILNLWILMLLIALSSGLSAISRAGNNIMIPHLISSENLVTANSLKSIQYRIARLIAPAVAGILIDIIGSANLMFVDSATFLLIAFIFYLIMVNSKRFVPDIEKKDNIMNIWKNNREGLAYIYKNKALLIIIFIFFIWNFTLWGTLAVGFPVFIKQELLLGAKNLGLIMSLSSGALLIGSFIIGAVEWKVNLGKVLVGIIMIHGLLYIGVGLSSNILQMAVFVVLAGLILSPVDILYSTFLQTSVPEKLQGRVFSICGSASVVGESSGLVVAGFLVGLFGAGKMIVISALCAVLCGFVFIWHPTIRMENKVYKDVTVQ; the protein is encoded by the coding sequence TTGAAAAAATATTTTAGTGTATTAAAAGAAAAGAATTTTGCATTATTTTGGCTAGGACTTTTAATATCTAATTTTGGAGATATTTTTACATATTTAAGTTTAACATGGCTTATTCTTGAAATAAATGGATCTGCCTTTTCTTTGGGGTTGACACTCTTAGCCTATGAGTTACCACCAGTTTTTATGGCACCAATTGCAGGATATTATCTTGATCAATACCGGGTAGAAAAAGTAATAATAGTAGAATCTTTATTAAGGGCATTGTTTATAAGCGCTATTCCCATCACATATAAGTTAAATATACTTAACTTATGGATATTAATGTTATTAATTGCACTCTCTTCTGGATTATCAGCAATCAGTAGGGCAGGAAATAATATTATGATTCCACATTTAATATCTTCTGAAAATTTAGTGACGGCGAATTCCTTAAAATCAATTCAATATAGAATTGCCCGTTTAATTGCACCAGCTGTCGCTGGAATTTTGATCGATATTATAGGTTCAGCAAATCTAATGTTTGTTGATTCTGCAACTTTTTTGTTAATTGCTTTTATTTTTTATTTAATAATGGTGAATAGCAAAAGATTTGTTCCGGATATTGAGAAAAAAGATAATATTATGAATATATGGAAAAATAACAGGGAAGGTTTAGCATATATTTATAAAAATAAGGCTCTTCTAATAATAATTTTTATATTTTTTATCTGGAACTTTACTCTCTGGGGAACTCTTGCTGTAGGTTTTCCTGTATTTATTAAACAGGAGTTGCTGTTAGGAGCTAAGAATTTAGGATTAATTATGTCATTAAGTTCAGGAGCATTATTAATAGGGTCTTTCATTATAGGTGCAGTTGAATGGAAAGTGAATTTGGGAAAAGTTCTGGTGGGTATAATTATGATTCATGGTTTGCTTTATATCGGAGTTGGATTGTCATCAAATATTTTACAAATGGCTGTATTTGTTGTATTAGCAGGGTTAATATTATCACCTGTTGATATTCTGTATTCTACGTTTTTACAGACTAGTGTACCTGAAAAACTACAGGGACGGGTATTTTCAATATGTGGATCTGCTTCTGTTGTTGGAGAATCATCCGGCTTAGTGGTTGCTGGTTTTCTGGTAGGATTATTTGGGGCAGGAAAAATGATTGTAATATCTGCTTTATGTGCAGTACTATGTGGGTTTGTTTTCATATGGCATCCAACTATTAGGATGGAAAATAAGGTATATAAAGATGTCACAGTTCAGTAA
- a CDS encoding tetratricopeptide repeat protein, which yields MENIEPYLEKAKQSLEEKDFKRFIENIVIAKHLTKSYTEYRPEVLYQYAIGLYKLGDYKGAYEEIEEAIVVQEPEKKYNLIKIKGIILGKLGALEDAVQIFERLSKLDEYPRIKIGAINNLAWVYVYLFKQKSDSEFLKKAIEKCNSLITQFNLFDDNDLRGKVLINLGTVYWYQKNFKESLDVFNEALKYVKDHPRLFNNLASVYVQLGETEKAYEFIDKAELIADRTKNYFEKAQSYVILAELSEYNEDYLRAIDYYQVALDHFISVQAPLEIYECFDNILRLQAKINRESIKLMKENFKNKVLNSLGEEIHLKLDFEKEVI from the coding sequence ATGGAAAATATTGAACCCTATTTGGAAAAAGCTAAACAGAGTTTAGAAGAAAAAGATTTTAAAAGATTTATAGAAAATATAGTTATAGCAAAACATTTGACAAAATCTTATACAGAATATAGACCAGAAGTTCTTTATCAATATGCAATTGGATTATATAAATTGGGTGATTATAAAGGGGCTTATGAGGAGATAGAAGAAGCAATTGTAGTTCAAGAACCGGAAAAAAAATATAACTTAATAAAAATTAAAGGTATTATTTTAGGTAAATTGGGGGCATTAGAAGATGCTGTACAAATATTTGAAAGATTATCGAAGTTAGATGAATATCCCCGCATAAAAATTGGAGCTATAAATAATCTTGCATGGGTTTATGTTTATTTGTTTAAACAGAAATCAGATTCTGAATTTTTAAAGAAGGCTATTGAAAAATGTAATAGCCTTATAACTCAGTTTAATTTATTTGATGATAATGATCTAAGGGGGAAAGTTTTAATAAATTTAGGAACAGTTTATTGGTATCAGAAAAATTTTAAAGAGTCTTTAGATGTATTTAATGAAGCACTAAAATATGTTAAAGACCATCCCAGATTGTTCAATAATCTTGCGTCAGTTTATGTTCAGTTAGGAGAGACCGAAAAAGCATATGAATTTATTGATAAAGCAGAACTTATTGCAGATAGAACTAAAAATTATTTTGAAAAAGCACAGTCCTATGTTATTTTAGCTGAGTTGTCCGAATATAATGAAGATTACCTAAGAGCTATAGATTATTATCAAGTTGCATTAGATCATTTTATTTCTGTTCAGGCCCCATTAGAGATTTATGAATGTTTTGACAATATTTTGAGGTTACAGGCTAAGATTAATCGGGAATCAATAAAACTTATGAAGGAGAATTTTAAAAATAAGGTTTTGAATAGCTTAGGTGAAGAGATTCATTTAAAATTAGATTTTGAAAAGGAGGTTATATAA
- a CDS encoding helix-turn-helix domain-containing protein → MPKQTEKILKKIEFLKRRAGYSDRDIAKALQISPSGYSRIKNNQRRLTIEHLEKLADFFKVPFFYLFFTEGDLESLSFAGNLKTYLKEKNWTYEELAKHIGLNVLRVIELSQGATPTKEEVRRIISTLGIKLTGHNTIDGRVELIKLLLEELELDESRIAVILEYIEQN, encoded by the coding sequence ATGCCAAAACAGACAGAAAAGATATTAAAAAAGATAGAATTTTTAAAAAGGAGAGCCGGGTATTCTGACCGTGATATAGCAAAGGCATTACAAATATCTCCATCCGGTTATTCCCGTATCAAAAATAATCAGCGAAGATTAACTATAGAACATCTTGAAAAGCTTGCAGATTTTTTTAAAGTGCCGTTCTTTTATTTGTTTTTCACTGAAGGCGATCTGGAAAGTCTCTCCTTTGCTGGGAATTTGAAAACATATCTAAAAGAGAAAAATTGGACTTATGAAGAGCTGGCTAAACATATAGGATTAAATGTTTTGAGGGTTATAGAACTTTCCCAGGGGGCAACTCCTACCAAAGAGGAGGTCAGGAGAATTATTTCTACATTAGGTATTAAATTAACCGGGCATAATACAATAGATGGACGAGTTGAATTAATTAAGCTTTTATTAGAGGAGTTGGAACTTGATGAATCCAGGATTGCAGTTATTCTGGAGTATATAGAGCAAAATTGA